The Vitis riparia cultivar Riparia Gloire de Montpellier isolate 1030 chromosome 3, EGFV_Vit.rip_1.0, whole genome shotgun sequence genome includes a region encoding these proteins:
- the LOC117910140 gene encoding protein NUCLEAR FUSION DEFECTIVE 6, chloroplastic/mitochondrial isoform X1, with protein MAGVCRSAVMAGTKSLASRSKALIPKTLSSKPLASPFSSSTRPMPCASRILSALGSVESLMPLHSAVASARLKSFIAVDSTSWSWLSQGRALPL; from the exons ATGGCTGGGGTTTGCAGATCAGCGGTAATGGCTGGCACAAAGTCTCTGGCTTCTCGATCCAAAGCCCTAATCCCCAAAACCCTTTCTTCAAAGCCATTggcttctccattttcttcttccacAAGACCCATGCCCTGCGCTTCCAG gATCCTTTCGGCGTTAGGAAGTGTGGAATCTCTGATGCCGCTTCACAGCGCCGTTGCTTCTGCTCGCCTCAAATCCTTCATTGCCGTTGATTCCACCTCCTGGAGCTGGCTTTCCCAAG GACGTGCATTGCCTTTGTGA
- the LOC117910140 gene encoding protein NUCLEAR FUSION DEFECTIVE 6, chloroplastic/mitochondrial isoform X2: MAGVCRSAVMAGTKSLASRSKALIPKTLSSKPLASPFSSSTRPMPCASRILSALGSVESLMPLHSAVASARLKSFIAVDSTSWSWLSQDFAVPR, translated from the exons ATGGCTGGGGTTTGCAGATCAGCGGTAATGGCTGGCACAAAGTCTCTGGCTTCTCGATCCAAAGCCCTAATCCCCAAAACCCTTTCTTCAAAGCCATTggcttctccattttcttcttccacAAGACCCATGCCCTGCGCTTCCAG gATCCTTTCGGCGTTAGGAAGTGTGGAATCTCTGATGCCGCTTCACAGCGCCGTTGCTTCTGCTCGCCTCAAATCCTTCATTGCCGTTGATTCCACCTCCTGGAGCTGGCTTTCCCAAG ACTTTGCAGTTCCTCGGTGA